The following DNA comes from Fundulus heteroclitus isolate FHET01 chromosome 1, MU-UCD_Fhet_4.1, whole genome shotgun sequence.
CCCTCCTGGCCCGCGGCGGGGTCCTCTACCCTCCCTACCGTCCGGGCGCCGCCGAGGACCTTGGCAGGGTTGCCAAGGTGGCCACCCGGGAGAGCACCGGCGCGCTGAAGGCCTGGCTGAACGAGCACCTGAAGAACCCGTACCCAACCAAGGGCGAGAAGATCATGCTGGCCATCATCACCAAGATGAGCCTGACGCAGGTCTCCACCTGGTTCGCCAACGCCAGGCGGCGTCTGAAGAAGGAGAACCGGGTCAGCTGGGCGTCCAAAGGCAAGTCTGACGAAGAGGACGAGGAGCAGGAGGGCGAGAGCGACGAAGAGGAGGGCCCCCCGGAGAAGCGCTCCCTGGAGGAGCGAGACGACGACGCAGACCATCACAGAGGCCGAGCGGCTGCAGGCGAGCCGGAGCCAGAGAGCTCCGCGGCTGCAGAGGAGCGCTTGGAGGTGCAGGAGGTTGGCGACGCCGGACCGGAGAAGAAAGCTGGAGACAGCGATTCCGACGACACGCCCCCGGCttcagaaagaaaagagaacattATCAGTCAGAAACCCAAAATATGGTCGTTGGCAGAGACCGCCACCTCAGAGACGTCGAAGAAACCTCTGGACAGCTTTTACCACCCTGCTGGGAGACTCTGGGCAGACTGGGCTTCACGGACCGGACTGTTGGTTCCGGCTTACTACACCACTCATGAAATAGTCTGATCCGACCTGGTTTAAAGACGGtttctgaaaaacaaagctttttgcACTTTATAAACCTTCAAACCTCATGGACTTCCTGAAGTTTGCTATGAAATGAAAATCTGTCGGGAGACCAAAGAATAAGGATGTTTTCTGTCGctgtaaataaatgtagatgTATTTTTCCACCTGGATGATGTAAATTATATTTCCTTTGTCTAACCATAAAGAagtattttgttaaaataaacgTTGGCTTCTTCTAAACTTAAGGTGTCTTTGTTGTTCTGGCGTAAGAACTCGATGCGTGACAGTAGATAGTTTAATAACTAAAAGCACAAATGTAAACGGAGCATTTTATTTGGGCATCAAATCCAAGTCTGCGAAACCTTTGCAACAAGTCGTCCATTAAATTcaccaaaacatttaaagtctGATACATGAAACAATAGCCAGAAAATCATAGATATTaccaaatttactttttttggatgtttttcaAAACCATTTTATTAACGAGCACTttgatgtttttacttttatgtatCATAATTTATATATTAGACCTTTATGGGTATGTGTTCATCATGTTATTCCACCCAAAGGACTTGATTGGTAtgagagaaaataaaggaaaattaaaaatattgctCACTTAAATAGCATTTATCACTTTTATAAACCATTTCCTTTCATGCACTTTTAACTCAACTTATGTAAGACATATAGCACGATCAATACTTttacaatatttaaatgttcaaaagtgTAACTTATTTTCTGCATGACTTTATGAAGGacacatttggaggaaaaaaattatatattttttacattttgctaatttctatctacatccATGTTAAAAAGGAATTTGTATTGCTGGCATTGCCCagttaaataattaaactaattaaaatTAGAGTTTTGTGTAAAATCAAATTTAACtaccatttaatttaattcaattttatttatataatttaatttcgAAGATTAATATTTTAGACAGACAACATTCTTCTACAGGTTGATGAGCCAGATTTAGGGAGTGGTAAGCTTCAGTATGAGTTTACATCAAACCATCAAGGTCTTCAGATCTTATAAAAGTTCCCACTGCAGACAAATTCAAATTTAGGACTTTAAATGGGAAGGTTCTGCTGTGGTGTCGGGCACCAAGATGTCAGGAGCAGATCCATGAAGTTCTGCAAATTAGGAGGGGCCTGCATTGATCCGACTTGTTTGTCCTGCACAACCCACAAATTCTTGATTGAACTGATATTTGAGGAATTAGGAGGtggaacattttaattttgttctgCTCCTGAAATCATACTTGAACCATTTGGCATTGtgtcaggggggggggggggggggggggggggggggggacgattTGCAGAGATAACCAGCCTAAAATACTTCTGCCCTAAAAGGCTGACCCACTCCTATTGAATATACTGTGTACCAAATCCAACGACCTCACGTACGCAACACTGCAATTGTTACTAGTTTATTCCCACATTCCCATTCTCTGCACATTCTCTggtatgtttgtatgtgtgtgtgcatctgcACAACACTTCCACCTCTGACACGTACATAATAATCACAACAGCGGAGACAATATTTACTCCTGCATCCTCTGCACTCTGCGTTAGTGTCTCAATTTGCCTGCTTTGTTTATAGCGTGCTTGTTCTCTACAACTGATTTCTATTGCTGCATGGTTGTGTTATTGTATTATGGTATAAGTGAGCACATTGAGTCAAATTACTCATCTGTGTGCACACACCAGGCGAATAAAGGTGATTCTGATTATGAGTTTGCTAAGGAGGGTAACATGGAGCATCAAACCACCTCTGCCAACCTAGCTTCTTATTAAAGTGCGTTCTGAAGTCATTGGCCTTCTTCCAGTGCTCCATAGTCCAGTTCTGCCTATCATGTTCCCATCGATGGAGCTTTTAGCATAGACGCCTATGACTACTCTGCAGCCCTGAAGCCCctgatgagacaaactgtgATGCCCTGACACCTTTCTATCAGGATCAGTTTTTTAAACAGCTATAGTGGCTCTAGCCCATGTGGCCTGTTGGATTGGACTGCTTTTGCCAACTATTGCTCCCCAAGTGCACTAATGAGTGCTAACAGATGATCCACAAGAACAAACAAACTCTTGCTTTTGGAGTTTATGCAGCTTGTTTTTAATGCGTTTTCTGTCCAGAACATGTTTCTTGTGTGGTGTCAGAGAAATATGAAAGGTGTGTGCTGCACCGGGAGAGACATGGGCAGACTTCCCAGCCAGGAGCTTCAGTGAAACATGAAATGTTCTGCCCCCAAAAGAACTTTGCTCCTGCTCTCAGAGCTTCAAGTAAAAGAGTCATTTTCTTTGTTCTGCAGGGTGTGCTTAGGCTTTGACCCTGCCGCCAGGCTGTTCCTTCCTCGGACTGCTTCCTTGGATGTTGTTTGCTTTCCTCTGCTTCTAACTAAAGGACAAAACTTGTTGTTTTCTCCCCTAGTGCATCCCACTCACTAACTGGTGGTATAATAAAGAGATAATCGTGTTATTTAATTCACATGTCGGTGGTCATAATGATAAGCCTGATTGGTGGATTTGCATCCGCTCCTACAGGCCGCAGCTCTGGTCCTGGCTAACAGCAAGCCACTTGCGCCGCCTTGTGGATAAAACAAGTAACTGCAAGAGAGGCACCTCCCTTCCCCTTTAAAGGTGTGCAACAcatctgaaaataaattcatcttttatcGTAGTAGCACACCTCCAGTACCCtgaaaaatgcattaatttggttttgtgtgtgtgtgtgtgtgtgtgggataactgttattaaaagaaataaccTGTGCTACAGTTATTGTAGTTGGTTATAactatgaacacaaacaattaaagcaaagaatttaagataaattaaatttatagCTCATTTTAATGTCAACCAAAGTGCCCTGGTACCTTTACTCAGAAATCCacaacttcctgtttccctggaaTGTAATGTTGCCCAATTTCTGTTATTTACTCCTAAAATGGGAACAACAAGAGAACATAGTAATTAGTTAAGCCAGATGTGTACTGATCCTCGTGAGTCGTGAAACGGCCACAAGAGAATGACTTCTTGACTAAACTTGCTCATATTTTTACATCTAAACTCCAGAAGACAACGCTGGGACGTTTATCTTGGCAGCACCACCATCCACCAATATGAAAGATGCTGAGAGGAAGgattagaaattattttagGCTCCTCCTCCTAGTATTTAAAACTCTTATTAGTCTTCGTTAACCCTATTACTCCGTTTTGCTTTTGTCCTCCAGGCCTGCCGGTCTCCTCAGGTATTATAAGGGAGGTCTTCTGTTAATAACTGAAATAAGAGATACAGTGAAGATCTCCTCAGCAGCCATGCAGGTGCAAAACGCTTCTATTCAGCTGAAATTGATATAGTTAAGCCCATTATTATTCACACCCCAGACGGgtttaaaatgatcagttttCTATCTGCAAAGTTGGTTTTTAATAGGAAACGAGTCAGGAATCTCTCAAAAgttaggaaaaaaagagagcataAGTCTTGGAGAAAAAgaggattgttttatttttaaaatgttattgaaaatgGCAGAAAATGGCAGAATAATCAATGGGAGAATCCTTGTTGGCATTGCAGCTGCTGCCCAGCTGTCTGCATGTTTCCATTCATATTTTCAGGATTTATCTTTGgggatgagctccaagtctctGAGGCTGGAAGGCCTACTGGCCATCACCCTAATCGCTCCCATCGAATCTTCTCTTCGGGTTCCAGTCAGGATTCTGTCGTTGCCTctccaaaaacattaatattacttccagtcagaagaaacttGCCTCATAATTGAttgatcttttattttttatgttcctatgaatatttttgttttagcgTGTATATCTTGTTATTagttgctgctttgtttttaatgtctAAATCACCTTGTTGCAGATGAAAAGTGCTCTATagttgttattttattgtttagtgATTTAAGGGAGGTAGAACAAAAATCCTCAAAGCTCCCTGTTCGAGAACAGCAGCTAAAAGTGACAAATCAGGGTGGCCAAGTCtccataaaaactttttttaaggcCTGTGCAAACATCTACCCTAATGCTGCCAATAACTATGACTTGGCACTTTATGTGGCAAGATCAAacaattctaagattttttccacactaaatgcagtttgaatgttAATCAACCCCTTCCGAAATTGTCTCTTATATTGAACTGATTTTCTACAACCCAGGATGCACTATTAACTGTAGATATAGAGacctatctctatatctatgcTGTTAAAGCTAACTACAAGTTAATTTGGCAAATTTTACTCCAACTTGGTGGTGGATCCAAATCCACCAATCAACCTTAACAAGTTGCCACCTTGTTTTGTTAGGGAAATTTAAAGTATTTAGAATCAAGACATTTGTCTActtcatttatttgtatttaggtcaattaaaaaaaaagatgaagcaCAGAAGTCTAAAAAAGGAATGAATTTTAATGCGGTTTACTGTACAGAAACTTATTCCTGCAGTAtacaaaaaacatgaacaatagcatatgtgtgttttattacaaaaattaaaacatgtaaccatatgacaaaaaaaaaacaaaaaacgaaaaACACGCACGAGATTTCAGACATTATTCAGCATCATTCATGTTGAACCAGCAAAATTTACAAGCACATTAGAGTCAAATAAATACAGGGTGTAGCTTCGAGAAAGTCCGTTCGTATGACACAACAAATCATCTTCAGTTCTGTAACTAGCTGTAGTTGACGGTAGAGGAGGCCGAAATTTGGGATTCCTGACGGGAGAGACATTCATATTTCCCTTCCTCCTCCACGGGACACACAACCTTTCCGTTCTCGCTTCTTCCGATTTCCGGAGAGCACCCCGAAAGGATGCTTGAATCTTCGGTTTCCACCGGAGTCCTTTCCATCATAGGCGTTTTGGTTTCTTCCTCTATCTCGTATTTCGGCACCTCTCCCGTCGGCCCGATGCATTCAACACAGACCTGTGAGAGCACACCAGAAGATCAGTTAGACCTACACATGGATAAAAGCTGTTCCAGCAGATTTATCTCATTTATAGACACTCCCTCAgggataaaaacattttaatgggcCTAAGACTTTTCTGTTCtccattcaaactgcatttagtCTGCGTTTGTTGGTTAACATTTAAAAGTGATTGCCACACAATTTTACACTTGAAGTGAGTCTTAGTCCtgtaaatatatacacacacaacgCAGTACAATCCCATAACAATTACGTCAATTGCTATGGCATTGTACTGCCAAAACCTGCTTCTTGGCACTCCATGGtttcttttctgtctgttttagcCACACGATACACAGGTTAGTACTTAATTGCATAATGATTGTTTTTGATGACAGCCAGCAGGTGGTCTAATAATTATTTCCAGACCTCAACCTCTGTTTTCTggactgcaataaaataatataatcttTTCCCCCCCAGAAACTTTAATGATAGAAATAACTTTCAAAATACTAAAGAAACACCTAACGCTGGTATTTAGATATAACACCTGTAAAACATTTCTAGGGGTAAAAGAATCACAACATCGGTGTCAAATCTCAAGACAAGCTGTAGCAAAAATGTTCAAGCTTTGCAGCGCGGGAGCGTCCCAATTCTCCCTCCACAGTAACCGGCACCACAGCAAGCTATGAATGCATTAGCGTCATCTCAAATGGAAAAGATTAATCTGAGCATATTTAGTCTGAAAAAAGTTTGCattcttttattcatttaatcttTCTAAGCATCTCTATTTATCTATCTGGTAGAAAAGCCaggaaaaagtattttctttccCACCATCACAAGCAGAATTATGGGGAATCTGCTAAATTCAGCTGGGACTTTAAGTGGGACTCTCGGCTTTAGCCAGAACAGACTCTCGAGGTTGGCATAACACAAATAATGGATACGTAGAAAAGCCCTTCATGCACATTGCTGAGAACGGAGATGGATCTGTGATTCCATGACATTAGGAACCCTTAAAAATATATGAACCTTCTACAAAAAGTGCTTTTGACCAAAAATCTGAGTCTTCAGGATGCTCATCAGATgtaaaataaaccttctttcaGATATTTCTAAGTCCTGCGCTTTAAATCCACCAGACAACCTGTGTTATGAGCCTCAGGAGTCTGGAAAGAGACTGTGCAAAGAAGGACTTTCATAGAAATACAAGTAAGTACCAGGATACTGTAATATtctaatgtgtgtgtttttctgttaaaatttaaattcaacaacatattgcaaaaaataaaaattaaacaaaaacttcTCTCTTTTTGTGTGCTGTAAACATGTCTAGACTAAGGGTCAAACGTGGTTTTAGGACTATTAGGGTATTAACAgcatggggggcaacaagtgatttatttttctccattcattttcaataatatcctgttttttttccactgacataaatataaaaaatattttgtttgagGTTATGCTGTTacatcaaaaatagaatttcaTAAAGCTTTCAATAAAGTTTTAGCGGGATTTTGCTGAATTATCCACAGCTTCCAAAGGGTTGACACCATCTCTAATGTTTTACGATATTCCGCTCATATTATTTGAGCTACTCTTTAATTTCTGTGAACTGTATCGATGCTGAATGTGTGTTCATAGTCtacgattttttttcctgtttacttCTGTGCAAATTAAACAGAAAGTGTGGCCCGTTGTCACTTAAATTTGTTCATGAGTGCGTTAGAATCAAACTtacatttaccatttttttccCGTTCTCAAAACTTGAAttttctagcaaaaaaaaaaaagagaaaaacacacgTTAGGTTGTGGATTACCGCCATTTGCAGCATGGTAGGAACAATGAGAGGGGAGCTTACTTCGGCAATACAGAACAACTCCACCTATTAAAGCTAGCAGGAAGATGGCCAATCCTGTGGCAAGAGCTACATGGACCCGCTTGTTGGCCACTGGAAGAGAAGCAGACAGGGATAAGCAACACAGAAAGTCCtatctgttttataaaaaatacgTATTTAAAATTTTTCGACAGCTGTACACACAGaagtaatataataatatatagtaCTATGTACTAGTAAAATCTGATGCTTCCACGCCCAAGACCACATTACCAACAGGTTTCCAGGGCGGCCTGTGAGACGGTTTCGTTCTGAGCAACACTCGGCACGATTTCTAACCACAGCGGAGGCTGCAGATAAAAGTAAGGTAAGGGTGAGAAGCCTTGAGTCACACAGAACTCACCGCAAACGGTGTCAGATCGGTCCGTCCCAGGTTGTTCAGCGCTGAATCCCAGCGAACATCTGTAGAGAGTTTCATAGAGGTGGAGTTTAATTCCTGCTTTCTGTGGTGAGTCGCATCAATTTCTGGACAACTAGTGAAATCCGAATGAGTAAAATGTAACCATTGAGCTTTGTCACAATTCAACCACAAACTCCAATGCAAGTGGTTGGGATGTTATGTGATAAATCAACCCAAAGGAAAGCATAACTGTCAAGAGGATGGAAAACAATAATTGGTTCACAAAATCTTGCTTTGCATTTTAAACAGGATTTAGGTTTTAATGTCAATCCCTCTATAATTTACCACCTCTGTTGCTTTTCAGCTGAAAGGTGAACCCAGACTCGGGTCTGTTgaagcctctaacaggtttttcttccaggacAGCCGCATACTTGTTCTATGGGGTGCTATGTCAAAAGCCCAGCATATTGCTCTgagactttgcagcaattcctccaCATAAGTGGGGATGTGATCGCACAGTTGTGACATACTCCCTCCCTTTTCAGATGTTGAACAGCGCTGTGTAAAATGTTCAACACCTGGGACACAGCTTTAAAATTTAAGTGTGCTCCAAACTTGTCCACAACTTCATTTTTGACCGGTCTGCTGCGTTCCCTGGTCttcaagtagggctgggcgatatggattaaaaaataaatctccgattttatcataccaaatccgattaatcgatttttttcctcctttttgtttaatagaaagaaattaaagaaattattttaaaaccttgcattTATGTCAaccatttcgtcagggagttgacctgaattcaaagtgcaattaaaagcaagctgtgaaacatgcttgtaaaacaagatggtagccgtgccattataaacaatgaaaatataacaaaacatttgctggtagtggtattacacattgagctaagaacaggcttcactgcacttgtgaacttcaaattaagttaaaaaaaaaagtaaataagtaaatgaagtacctcgtattatggtaaaaaaagtttccacttaacactattttgacaatatatttgcctaaacatatatccagcatcacatgctgttcaaaataaaatccagattttccaaaaatgaaatcttaaagaattgtaaattcgaattaatcgattaaatcgatttatcgcccagccctatctTCAAGGTGCCtcttgttcactaatgttttctTGGCACCAGATTTTAATGGTCTCAGAGAGGTGGGTGCCAAAGCCACACTTTTCccattttcttttgtaaaatgaTCTCAATAGCTTACAGCAAAGCTtttggctgtaatgtgacaaagcGGGGAAACATTGAAGGACAGGGAATGAGTGGTCCAGCTAAGCACAGCAGCTCTCTGAtcagacacattttttattaagtaaaaaaaacacacactttaTATTTGCTACATTAGCTCAGAGtagttattaaattattaactaAAAGCTAAAACTTTCAATATTCACTGTTGTAAAAGAAATCAGATTTGATATGAAAGCAGACATTTTATGGATTATGAGAACCCCACTAAACCTGGAAAGCATTATTAGTGCCGCTGCCTCAGTTTCTACTTGAGTTGGGCCCTTACTTTGTGTGTTCAACGCAGCTTTTCTCCATGGAGGTGTCATTGGAGAACGTCCCCTCTGGACAGGGTTGGCACACTGTATCCTTGGTTGTGTTTCCTGAATGCATAAGTGTGATTATTTAAAGGAACACAAAAGCACAGCCTGTTCATTGCTAtgcaaaaacatatatattgtATAAGTTTATATTATCATTATATCATTATATAAgttattacaaaacaaaacaaaaatgcccaGAGTTTTTGACCCACCTTTCTGCAGAACTTCCTCTCCTGGCCCACAAAGCTTGTGCGGTACACAGGATGAACAACTTTCGCCTGAGCAGTGGAACCCTTGTTTGCACGTGCAGatggttcttttttctttatgatGGTCAGGAGCCTCAAAATTtttatctaaaagaaaaaaagggaccaCACTTATAAAAGCCATCCAATAAAAGAAAGTGCAAACTCGTGTGAACTGTGCAGGGGTCTTACTTGGGTCACAATATGGCTGGAGTTTAcacttttcttctttgttgtaCGTATCATGATATTCGTCTTGGGCACACGGCTCACAGGTTGGAGAATTACATTTATTAACGTTCATTTTTGTTCCTGCAAAACAAGTTATAGGACAGCGGTTTATTTTCTAAACTGCACATGAAACAGCTAATTATTCTGACATagagaagcagcagaacctgttTGTACCCAACACTGACAAACTCCTGCCGGCATCTCCTGAGCAACTTAGTTGTTAGTAAAACACAACCAGAGAAACTAAGATCCTTGCTTTCCCCATGGAAAAGCAAGGATCTGCAgaattcagcaaaaaaaaaaacaagcaaac
Coding sequences within:
- the cd40 gene encoding tumor necrosis factor receptor superfamily member 5 isoform X2, which encodes MVLSTAEPLCDPLTQYEDNGVCCKMCAPGTKMNVNKCNSPTCEPCAQDEYHDTYNKEEKCKLQPYCDPNKNFEAPDHHKEKRTICTCKQGFHCSGESCSSCVPHKLCGPGEEVLQKGNTTKDTVCQPCPEGTFSNDTSMEKSCVEHTKCSLGFSAEQPGTDRSDTVCVANKRVHVALATGLAIFLLALIGGVVLYCRKNSSFENGKKMVCVECIGPTGEVPKYEIEEETKTPMMERTPVETEDSSILSGCSPEIGRSENGKVVCPVEEEGKYECLSRQESQISASSTVNYS
- the irx7 gene encoding iroquois homeobox 7; this encodes MPASPTGFGHFFLERNLVMPAGYQIPVLGCPPGVQQQQQAHQAQHLAAMAAGVPLTYSGLQGYNFIPYPNHRHVAHMSSGFDLKAPSPYHHALLARGGVLYPPYRPGAAEDLGRVAKVATRESTGALKAWLNEHLKNPYPTKGEKIMLAIITKMSLTQVSTWFANARRRLKKENRVSWASKGKSDEEDEEQEGESDEEEGPPEKRSLEERDDDADHHRGRAAAGEPEPESSAAAEERLEVQEVGDAGPEKKAGDSDSDDTPPASERKENIISQKPKIWSLAETATSETSKKPLDSFYHPAGRLWADWASRTGLLVPAYYTTHEIV
- the cd40 gene encoding tumor necrosis factor receptor superfamily member 5 isoform X1, which gives rise to MVLSTAEPLCDPLTQYEDNGVCCKMCAPGTKMNVNKCNSPTCEPCAQDEYHDTYNKEEKCKLQPYCDPNKNFEAPDHHKEKRTICTCKQGFHCSGESCSSCVPHKLCGPGEEVLQKGNTTKDTVCQPCPEGTFSNDTSMEKSCVEHTKCSLGFSAEQPGTDRSDTVCVANKRVHVALATGLAIFLLALIGGVVLYCRKNSSFENGKKMVNVCVECIGPTGEVPKYEIEEETKTPMMERTPVETEDSSILSGCSPEIGRSENGKVVCPVEEEGKYECLSRQESQISASSTVNYS